In the genome of Populus nigra chromosome 9, ddPopNigr1.1, whole genome shotgun sequence, one region contains:
- the LOC133702955 gene encoding phospholipase A I-like isoform X2: MFSWKRPSELLRLTLNYGSEDLGDDLNRSSTSSSSTTAFTPSSSPLAYISTEAAAEKEDQVGFKIELDWNAGDDEDQVALRLQSQLMVALPAPQDCVMVDLKAAEEDEDGGVEVGMKVEKKREELRGLILGKSGSGQQSDGVGVLTRLFRSDDSRHWKSVTLLSLGGCGLATLPAEIIQLPNLEKLYLENNRLSVLPPELGELKSLKILAVDYNMLVTVPLELGQCVELVELSLEHNKLVQPLLDFRSMAELQFLRLFGNPLEFLPEILPLHKLRHLSLANMKIEADESLRSVNVQIEMENSSYFGASRHKLSAFFSLIFRFSSCHHPLLASALAKIMQDQGNRVVVGKDLNAVKQLISMMSSDNCHVVKQACSALSALAGDVSVAMQLMKCDILQPIETVLKSVAQEEVISVLQVVATLSFSSDTVSQKMLTRDMLRSLKLLCAQKNPEVQRLSLLAVGNLAFCLENRQLMVTSGSLQDLLLHLTASSEPRVNKAAARAMAILGENENLRRSIRGRPVAKQGLRILSMDGGGMKGLATVQILKAIEKGTGKRIHEIFDLICGTSTGGMLAVALGMKLMTLDQCEEIYKNLGKLVFAEPVPKDNEAATWREKLDQLYKSSSQSFRVVVHGYKHSADHFERLLKEMCADEDGDLLIDSAVKNVPKVFVVSTLVSVMPAQPFVFRNYQYPVGTLEVPFAISESSGVHVLGSPTTGGRVGYKRSAFIGSCKHHVWQAIRASSAAPYYLDDFSDDVNRWQDGAIVANNPTIFAIREAQLLWPDTRIDCLVSIGCGAVPTKVRKGGWRYLDTGQVLIESACSVDRVEEALSTLLPMLPEIQYFRFNPVDERSGMELDETDPAIWLKLEAAVDEYVQNNSEAFKNVCERLIFPYQHDDKLSEIMKSQQFSKAKLSNADETSPSLGWRRNVLLVEALHSPDSGRAVQHSRALETFCSRNAIILSLMHATSGIARTVPPGTFSSPFSSPLITGSFPSSPLIFSPDLGSQRIGCIDTVPPLSLDGVQSGKTALSPPMSPSKHRQLSLPVRSLHEKLQNSPQVGIIHLALQNDSSGSILSWQNDVFVVAEPGDLADKFLQSVKFSLLSMNRSRHRKITSLVGNISTVSDLVHCKPCFLVGNVIHRYIGRQTQVMEDDQEIGAYMFRRTVPFMHLTPEDVRWMVGAWRDRIIICTGAYGPMPTLIKAFLDSGAKAVICPSVEPLEIPVTLVHGSGEYNVLENGRFEIGEEEVEEEEAEPTSPVSDWEDSDPEKNGDHSIGFWDDDEEELSQFVCKLYDLLFRVGARVDAALQHALALHQRLRYSCHLPSIQ, translated from the exons ATGTTTAGCTGGAAACGTCCTTCTGAGCTCCTTCGTTTAACTCTAAATTATGGCTCCGAAGATCTCGGCGACGACCTCAACCGttcctccacctcctcctctTCCACCACCGCATTCACTCCTTCCTCGTCTCCTCTGGCCTATATTTCTACGGAGGCCGCCGCGGAGAAAGAGGACCAGGTAGGctttaaaattgaattagatTGGAATGCTGGAGATGATGAAGACCAGGTGGCGTTGAGGTTACAGTCGCAGTTAATGGTTGCGTTGCCTGCGCCTCAGGATTGTGTGATGGTGGATTTGAAGGCGGCGGAGGAGGACGAGGATGGGGGAGTGGAGGTGGGGATGAAggtggagaagaagagagaggaaTTGAGAGGGTTGATACTAGGGAAGAGTGGATCGGGTCAACAGAGTGATGGAGTTGGTGTTTTGACTCGGTTGTTTAGATCTGATGATAGTCGGCATTGGAAGAGTGTGACTTTGCTTAGTCTTGGTGGTTGCGGATTGGCG ACATTGCCTGCTGAGATAATTCAGTTGCCAAATCTTGAGAAGCTTTATCTTGAGAACAACAGGCTTTCAGTTTTGCCACCTGAGCTTGGTGAGCTGAAGAGTTTGAAAATTCTGGCAGTTGATTACAACATGCTGGTTACAGTTCCTC TGGAACTGGGGCAGTGCGTTGAACTGGTGGAATTGTCTTTGGAACACAATAAGCTTGTCCAACCTCTTCTTGATTTCAG GTCTATGGCTGAGTTACAATTTCTCAGGCTATTTGGTAATCCTCTGGAATTCCTTCCTGAAATTTTGCCTCTACACAAACTACGACACCTGTCTCTTGCTAATATGAAGATTGAGGCTGATGAAAGTTTGAGATCAGTGAATGTTCAGATAGAG ATGGAGAACAGCTCTTATTTTGGTGCATCTAGACACAAGCTTAGTGCCTTCTTTTCTCTCATATTCCGTTTTTCTTCTTGCCATCATCCTTTGCTGGCATCTGCGCTGGCAAAGATAATGCAAGACCAAGGAAACCGTGTTGTTGTTGGGAAAGATCTGAATGCAGTGAAGCAGCTTATTAGTATGATGAGTAGTGACAACTGTCATGTG GTTAAACAAGCATGCTCTGCTCTATCTGCTCTTGCTGGAGATGTTTCTGTGGCAATGCAGTTGATGAAATGTGACATATTGCAACCCATTGAAACAGTACTCAAATCAGTTGCTCAGGAAGAAGTAATTTCTGTCTTGCAAGTTGTGGCCACCTTGTCCTTTTCATCTGATACTGTATCTCAGAAAATGTTGACAAGGGATATGTTGAGATCATTAAAACTGTTATGTGCTCAAAAAAATCCAGAG GTGCAAAGGTTATCTTTATTAGCTGTTGGAAATTTGGCCTTTTGCTTGGAGAATCGACAGCTTATGGTCACCTCTGGAAGTCTGCAAGACCTTCTGTTGCACCTGACAGCTTCATCTGAACCACGTGTGAATAAAGCAGCAGCTCGTGCTATGGCAATTCTTG gagaaaatgaaaatttaaggcGTTCCATAAGAGGGAGACCAGTGGCAAAGCAAGGACTGCGCATACTTTCAATGGATGGAGGTGGAATGAAAGGTCTGGCTACTGTGCAGATTCTTAAAGCAATTGAGAAGGGAACTGGAAAGCGAATACATGAGATATTCGACCTAATATGTGGCACATCAACTGGTGGAATGCTGGCTGTTGCTCTTGGCATGAAGCTAATGACCTTGGATCAATGTGAAGAAATATACAAAAATCTTG GAAAACTTGTCTTTGCTGAACCTGTGCCAAAGGATAATGAAGCTGCAACTTGGAGAGAGAAGTTGGATCAGCTTTACAAAAGTTCATCTCAGAGTTTTAGAGTTGTGGTGCATGGATATAAA CACAGTGCAGATCACTTCGAGAGGCTGTTAAAAGAAATGTGTGCTGATGAGGATGGAGATCTGTTAATAGATTCAGCAGTGAAAAATGTTCCcaaagtatttgttgtatcaaCTTTGGTTAGTGTGATGCCAGCTCAACCATTTGTGTTCCGCAATTATCAG TATCCTGTTGGAACACTTGAAGTGCCCTTTGCAATTTCAGAAAGTTCAGGAGTTCATGTGCTTGGATCACCTACTACCGGAGGTCGAGTTGGCTATAAACGTAGTGCTTTTATTGGCAGTTGCAAGCATCATGTTTGGCAAGCCATAAGAGCATCATCTGCTGCTCCATACTatcttgatgatttctcagacg ATGTAAACCGCTGGCAAGATGGTGCTATAGTGGCAAACAACCCTACCATATTTGCTATAAGAGAAGCACAACTTCTATGGCCTGACACCAGAATTGACTGCTTAGTGTCAATAGGGTGTGGCGCTGTTCCAACAAAG GTCCGGAAAGGTGGTTGGCGTTATCTGGATACCGGCCAAGTGTTGATTGAGAGTGCATGCTCTGTGGATAGAGTGGAGGAAGCTTTAAGTACACTGCTACCCATGCTTCCTGAGATACAATATTTTCGATTTAATCCAG TTGATGAACGCAGTGGTATGGAGCTGGATGAGACTGACCCAGCTATCTGGCTAAAGTTGGAAGCTGCAGTTGATGAATATGTCCAGAACAATTCTGAAGCCTTCAAGAATGTCTGTGAGAGACTAATTTTTCCCTACCAACATGATGATAAATTGTCAGAGATTATGAAATCTCAGCAATTTTCCAAGGCAAAATTATCAAATGCAG ATGAGACTAGTCCATCTTTAGGTTGGAGGCGTAATGTGCTACTTGTTGAAGCTTTGCACAGTCCTGATTCAGGAAGAGCTGTGCAACATTCCCGGGCACTAGAGACATTTTGTTCCCGCAATGCAATAATACTATCTCTCATGCATGCCACATCTGGAATTGCTAGGACAGTGCCACCAGGAACATTCTCATCCCCTTTTTCATCACCTCTAATTACTGGAAGCTTTCCCTCAAGCCCGCTTATATTCAGTCCTGATTTGGGCTCACAGAGGATTGGCTGTATTGACACGGTCCCACCTTTAAGCTTGGATGGAGTTCAGTCTGGAAAGACAGCTTTATCACCACCAATGTCCCCTTCGAAACACAGACAGCTCTCTTTACCTGTTCGATCATTGCATGAAAAGCTACAGAATTCACCACAAGTGGGGATTATACATTTAGCCCTTCAAAATGACTCATCAGGCTCAATATTAAG CTGGCAGAATGATGTATTTGTTGTTGCTGAACCGGGAGATCTTGCTGATAAGTTTCTTCAGAGTGTTAAATTTAGCTTGTTGTCAATGAACCGGAGCCGCCATAGGAAGATTACTTCACTGGTTGGCAATATTTCAACTGTTTCTGATTTAGTTCATTGTAAACCATGCTTCCTAGTTGGAAATGTCATCCATCGTTATATAGGACGACAGACGCAA GTCATGGAGGATGACCAAGAAATAGGGGCATATATGTTCCGTAGAACAGTTCCTTTTATGCACTTGACACCTGAAGATGTTCGCTGGATG GTCGGAGCTTGGAGGGACAGGATTATAATTTGCACAGGAGCATATGGGCCTATGCCAACTTTAATCAAGGCCTTTCTGGATTCTGGTGCAAAAGCTGTAATATGCCCTTCAGTAGAGCCCTTAGAAATCCCGGTGACACTAGTCCATGGATCAGGGGAGTACAATGTTCTGGAAAATGGGAGGTTTGAGATCGGAGAGGAAGAGGTTGAGGAAGAAGAGGCCGAGCCTACCAGTCCAGTGAGTGATTGGGAAGATAGTGACCCCGAGAAGAATGGTGACCATTCGATCGGTTTTTGGGATGATGATGAAGAGGAGCTATCCCAGTTTGTTTGCAAGTTGTATGATTTGTTATTTCGGGTAGGGGCAAGAGTAGATGCTGCTCTTCAACATGCTCTTGCTTTACACCAGAGGCTAAGGTATTCGTGCCATCTTCCTAGTATACAATAG
- the LOC133702955 gene encoding phospholipase A I-like isoform X4 → MAELQFLRLFGNPLEFLPEILPLHKLRHLSLANMKIEADESLRSVNVQIEMENSSYFGASRHKLSAFFSLIFRFSSCHHPLLASALAKIMQDQGNRVVVGKDLNAVKQLISMMSSDNCHVVKQACSALSALAGDVSVAMQLMKCDILQPIETVLKSVAQEEVISVLQVVATLSFSSDTVSQKMLTRDMLRSLKLLCAQKNPEVQRLSLLAVGNLAFCLENRQLMVTSGSLQDLLLHLTASSEPRVNKAAARAMAILGENENLRRSIRGRPVAKQGLRILSMDGGGMKGLATVQILKAIEKGTGKRIHEIFDLICGTSTGGMLAVALGMKLMTLDQCEEIYKNLGKLVFAEPVPKDNEAATWREKLDQLYKSSSQSFRVVVHGYKHSADHFERLLKEMCADEDGDLLIDSAVKNVPKVFVVSTLVSVMPAQPFVFRNYQYPVGTLEVPFAISESSGVHVLGSPTTGGRVGYKRSAFIGSCKHHVWQAIRASSAAPYYLDDFSDDVNRWQDGAIVANNPTIFAIREAQLLWPDTRIDCLVSIGCGAVPTKVRKGGWRYLDTGQVLIESACSVDRVEEALSTLLPMLPEIQYFRFNPVDERSGMELDETDPAIWLKLEAAVDEYVQNNSEAFKNVCERLIFPYQHDDKLSEIMKSQQFSKAKLSNADETSPSLGWRRNVLLVEALHSPDSGRAVQHSRALETFCSRNAIILSLMHATSGIARTVPPGTFSSPFSSPLITGSFPSSPLIFSPDLGSQRIGCIDTVPPLSLDGVQSGKTALSPPMSPSKHRQLSLPVRSLHEKLQNSPQVGIIHLALQNDSSGSILSWQNDVFVVAEPGDLADKFLQSVKFSLLSMNRSRHRKITSLVGNISTVSDLVHCKPCFLVGNVIHRYIGRQTQVMEDDQEIGAYMFRRTVPFMHLTPEDVRWMVGAWRDRIIICTGAYGPMPTLIKAFLDSGAKAVICPSVEPLEIPVTLVHGSGEYNVLENGRFEIGEEEVEEEEAEPTSPVSDWEDSDPEKNGDHSIGFWDDDEEELSQFVCKLYDLLFRVGARVDAALQHALALHQRLSLVSEIQTSTLDLLPGALTSEAFRGILVITVVNNRG, encoded by the exons ATGGCTGAGTTACAATTTCTCAGGCTATTTGGTAATCCTCTGGAATTCCTTCCTGAAATTTTGCCTCTACACAAACTACGACACCTGTCTCTTGCTAATATGAAGATTGAGGCTGATGAAAGTTTGAGATCAGTGAATGTTCAGATAGAG ATGGAGAACAGCTCTTATTTTGGTGCATCTAGACACAAGCTTAGTGCCTTCTTTTCTCTCATATTCCGTTTTTCTTCTTGCCATCATCCTTTGCTGGCATCTGCGCTGGCAAAGATAATGCAAGACCAAGGAAACCGTGTTGTTGTTGGGAAAGATCTGAATGCAGTGAAGCAGCTTATTAGTATGATGAGTAGTGACAACTGTCATGTG GTTAAACAAGCATGCTCTGCTCTATCTGCTCTTGCTGGAGATGTTTCTGTGGCAATGCAGTTGATGAAATGTGACATATTGCAACCCATTGAAACAGTACTCAAATCAGTTGCTCAGGAAGAAGTAATTTCTGTCTTGCAAGTTGTGGCCACCTTGTCCTTTTCATCTGATACTGTATCTCAGAAAATGTTGACAAGGGATATGTTGAGATCATTAAAACTGTTATGTGCTCAAAAAAATCCAGAG GTGCAAAGGTTATCTTTATTAGCTGTTGGAAATTTGGCCTTTTGCTTGGAGAATCGACAGCTTATGGTCACCTCTGGAAGTCTGCAAGACCTTCTGTTGCACCTGACAGCTTCATCTGAACCACGTGTGAATAAAGCAGCAGCTCGTGCTATGGCAATTCTTG gagaaaatgaaaatttaaggcGTTCCATAAGAGGGAGACCAGTGGCAAAGCAAGGACTGCGCATACTTTCAATGGATGGAGGTGGAATGAAAGGTCTGGCTACTGTGCAGATTCTTAAAGCAATTGAGAAGGGAACTGGAAAGCGAATACATGAGATATTCGACCTAATATGTGGCACATCAACTGGTGGAATGCTGGCTGTTGCTCTTGGCATGAAGCTAATGACCTTGGATCAATGTGAAGAAATATACAAAAATCTTG GAAAACTTGTCTTTGCTGAACCTGTGCCAAAGGATAATGAAGCTGCAACTTGGAGAGAGAAGTTGGATCAGCTTTACAAAAGTTCATCTCAGAGTTTTAGAGTTGTGGTGCATGGATATAAA CACAGTGCAGATCACTTCGAGAGGCTGTTAAAAGAAATGTGTGCTGATGAGGATGGAGATCTGTTAATAGATTCAGCAGTGAAAAATGTTCCcaaagtatttgttgtatcaaCTTTGGTTAGTGTGATGCCAGCTCAACCATTTGTGTTCCGCAATTATCAG TATCCTGTTGGAACACTTGAAGTGCCCTTTGCAATTTCAGAAAGTTCAGGAGTTCATGTGCTTGGATCACCTACTACCGGAGGTCGAGTTGGCTATAAACGTAGTGCTTTTATTGGCAGTTGCAAGCATCATGTTTGGCAAGCCATAAGAGCATCATCTGCTGCTCCATACTatcttgatgatttctcagacg ATGTAAACCGCTGGCAAGATGGTGCTATAGTGGCAAACAACCCTACCATATTTGCTATAAGAGAAGCACAACTTCTATGGCCTGACACCAGAATTGACTGCTTAGTGTCAATAGGGTGTGGCGCTGTTCCAACAAAG GTCCGGAAAGGTGGTTGGCGTTATCTGGATACCGGCCAAGTGTTGATTGAGAGTGCATGCTCTGTGGATAGAGTGGAGGAAGCTTTAAGTACACTGCTACCCATGCTTCCTGAGATACAATATTTTCGATTTAATCCAG TTGATGAACGCAGTGGTATGGAGCTGGATGAGACTGACCCAGCTATCTGGCTAAAGTTGGAAGCTGCAGTTGATGAATATGTCCAGAACAATTCTGAAGCCTTCAAGAATGTCTGTGAGAGACTAATTTTTCCCTACCAACATGATGATAAATTGTCAGAGATTATGAAATCTCAGCAATTTTCCAAGGCAAAATTATCAAATGCAG ATGAGACTAGTCCATCTTTAGGTTGGAGGCGTAATGTGCTACTTGTTGAAGCTTTGCACAGTCCTGATTCAGGAAGAGCTGTGCAACATTCCCGGGCACTAGAGACATTTTGTTCCCGCAATGCAATAATACTATCTCTCATGCATGCCACATCTGGAATTGCTAGGACAGTGCCACCAGGAACATTCTCATCCCCTTTTTCATCACCTCTAATTACTGGAAGCTTTCCCTCAAGCCCGCTTATATTCAGTCCTGATTTGGGCTCACAGAGGATTGGCTGTATTGACACGGTCCCACCTTTAAGCTTGGATGGAGTTCAGTCTGGAAAGACAGCTTTATCACCACCAATGTCCCCTTCGAAACACAGACAGCTCTCTTTACCTGTTCGATCATTGCATGAAAAGCTACAGAATTCACCACAAGTGGGGATTATACATTTAGCCCTTCAAAATGACTCATCAGGCTCAATATTAAG CTGGCAGAATGATGTATTTGTTGTTGCTGAACCGGGAGATCTTGCTGATAAGTTTCTTCAGAGTGTTAAATTTAGCTTGTTGTCAATGAACCGGAGCCGCCATAGGAAGATTACTTCACTGGTTGGCAATATTTCAACTGTTTCTGATTTAGTTCATTGTAAACCATGCTTCCTAGTTGGAAATGTCATCCATCGTTATATAGGACGACAGACGCAA GTCATGGAGGATGACCAAGAAATAGGGGCATATATGTTCCGTAGAACAGTTCCTTTTATGCACTTGACACCTGAAGATGTTCGCTGGATG GTCGGAGCTTGGAGGGACAGGATTATAATTTGCACAGGAGCATATGGGCCTATGCCAACTTTAATCAAGGCCTTTCTGGATTCTGGTGCAAAAGCTGTAATATGCCCTTCAGTAGAGCCCTTAGAAATCCCGGTGACACTAGTCCATGGATCAGGGGAGTACAATGTTCTGGAAAATGGGAGGTTTGAGATCGGAGAGGAAGAGGTTGAGGAAGAAGAGGCCGAGCCTACCAGTCCAGTGAGTGATTGGGAAGATAGTGACCCCGAGAAGAATGGTGACCATTCGATCGGTTTTTGGGATGATGATGAAGAGGAGCTATCCCAGTTTGTTTGCAAGTTGTATGATTTGTTATTTCGGGTAGGGGCAAGAGTAGATGCTGCTCTTCAACATGCTCTTGCTTTACACCAGAGGCTAAG CTTGGTGTCGGAGATACAAACCAGCACCTTGGATTTGCTACCTGGAGCCTTAACATCCGAGGCATTCCGAGGGATACTCGTAATAACTGTGGTCAATAACCGAGGATAG